The Phyllopteryx taeniolatus isolate TA_2022b chromosome 14, UOR_Ptae_1.2, whole genome shotgun sequence genome has a window encoding:
- the wdr47a gene encoding WD repeat-containing protein 47 isoform X1, with amino-acid sequence MPFATMTEEETINVKEVEIIKVILDFLHSRKLHISMLALEKESGVINGLYSDDMLFLRQLVLDGQWDEVLQFIQPLECMEKFDKKRFRYIVLKQKFLEALCVNNAMSAEDEPQHLEFTMQEAVKCLHTLEEFCPSKDDYSKLCLLLTLPRLTNHAEFKDWNPSTARVQCFEEACTMVAEFIPADRKLSEAGFKASGDRLFQLLLKGVLYECCVEFCQSKATGEEITESEVLLGVDMLCGNGCDDVDLSLLSWMQNLAHSVFSCAFEQKQLNIHVDRLVKPAKTGYADLLTPLISKLSPYPSSPLRRPQSADTYMSRSLNPALDGLSYGLSSQDKRGGGGEVAPSKGVSPMSHSFANFHYPGAGGQNLSRSLMMESSDCHSIFEESPETSRTDTPVDKMMGSSVTQNSRPASAPGEDAPPAGSAEKNELWDSTEKYEEYYRQRLRVQQHLEQKQQQRQMYKQMLLEGGVQQEPPPSDMQHSLTEKFLNRSIQKLEELNVGMESLGEEVKSLAQQCNGNGNAPASECNNNPPSASPEHNGRGGGVLSSTPQHVAGGRPVSPLIESPVFSQSGQNHKAGPHGDSPGSLSCIKEGGDKEKGLFVPVHTLEDTQAIRAVSFHPSGALYAVGSNSKTLRVCAYPETLDISVSSPAKQPVVRFKRNKHHKGSIYCVAWSHCGQLLATGSNDKYVKVLPFSAETCNATGPDLEFSMHDGTIRDLAFMEGPESGGAILISAGAGDCNIYTTDCQRGQGLHALSGHTGHILSLYTWGGWMIASGSQDKTVRFWDLRVPSCVRVVGTAFHGSGSPVASVAVDPSGRLLATGQEDSACMLYDIRGGRIVQVYRPHGSDVRSVRFSPGAHYLLTGSYDTKVMVTNLQGDLTKQLPVNVVGEHGDKVIQCRWHTEDLSFLSSSADRTVTLWTHNP; translated from the exons ATG CCCTTCGCCACCATGACAGAGGAGGAAACCATAAACGTGAAGGAGGTGGAGATCATCAAGGTGATCTTGGACTTCCTTCACTCCCGGAAGTTGCACATCAGCATGCTAGCTCTGGAAAAGGAGAGCGGCGTGATCAATGGCCTCTACTCGGACGACATGCTCTTCCTCAG GCAACTGGTGCTGGATGGCCAATGGGATGAGGTCTTGCAGTTCATTCAGCCTTTGGAGTGTATGGAGAAGTTTGACAAAAAGAG GTTCCGTTACATTGTCTTAAAGCAGAAGTTTCTGGAAGCTCTGTGTGTGAATAACGCCATGTCTGCGGAGGATGAGCCACAACAT TTGGAGTTCACGATGCAGGAGGCGGTCAAGTGCCTGCACACACTGGAGGAGTTCTGCCCCTCAAAAGACGACTACAGCAAACTGTGTCTGCTGCTCACCTTGCCTCGCCTCACAAACCATGCCGAATTTAAG GACTGGAACCCGAGCACGGCCAGAGTGCAGTGTTTCGAGGAGGCCTGCACCATGGTGGCCGAGTTCATCCCGGCAGACAGGAAGCTGAGCGAGGCTGGATTCAAAGCCAGCGGGGATCGCCTCTTTCAGCTGCTCCTCAAAGGAGTCCTCTATGAGTGTTGTGTGGAGTTCTGCCAG AGCAAGGCGACGGGTGAGGAGATCACCGAGAGCGAGGTCCTGCTGGGGGTTGACATGCTGTGCGGTAACGGCTGCGATGACGTGGACTTGTCCCTCCTGTCTTGGATGCAGAACCTGGCCCATAGTGTCTTCTCCTGCGCCTTTGAACAGAAGCAGCTCAACATTCACGTGGACCGCCTGGTCAAACCGGCCAAGACCGGGTACGCCGACCTGCTCACACCGCTCATCAGCAAACTGTCTCCGTATCCGTCCTCGCCGCTGCGCCGGCCCCAGTCCGCCGACACCTACATGTCGCGCTCTTTGAATCCGGCTTTGGACGGGTTGTCCTACGGGCTGTCCAGCCAGGATAAGCGAGGGGGTGGCGGCGAGGTTGCCCCAAGTAAAGGTGTCTCACCCATGTCTCACTCCTTTGCCAACTTCCACTACCCTGGAGCGGGTGGACAGAACCTCAGCAGGAGCCTCATGATGGAGAGCTCCGACTGCCACAGTATCTTTGAGGAATCACCTGAAAC tTCGAGGACCGACACGCCTGTGGACAAAATGATGGGTTCGAGTGTCACTCAGAACTCGCGTCCCGCCTCAGCtccaggagaagatgcacctcCAGCGGGCTCTGCTGAAAAGAATGAG CTCTGGGACTCCACAGAAAAGTATGAGGAGTATTACCGTCAGCGCCTGCGTGTGCAACAGCACCTGgagcagaagcagcagcagaggcAGATGTACAAGCAGATGTTGTTGGAGGGCGGCGTGCAGCAGGAGCCACCGCCCAGTGACATGCAGCACAGCCTCACAGAGAAGTTCCTCAACAG GTCCATCCAGAAGCTGGAAGAGCTCAACGTGGGGATGGAGAGTTTAGGAGAGGAGGTGAAGTCTTTGGCCCAGCAGTGTAACGGAAACGGGAATGCGCCCGCCTCGGAGTGCAACAACAACCCCCCGTCTGCCAGCCCAGAGCACAACGGCCGTGGGGGTGGGGTGCTCAGCAGCACCCCGCAGCATGTAGCGGGAGGCCGTCCGGTCTCGCCCCTAATTGAATCCCCCGTTTTCTCACAGAG CGGGCAGAATCACAAAGCAGGTCCACACGGTGACTCACCGGGCTCGTTATCCTGCATTAAAGAG ggtgGCGATAAAGAAAAAGGTCTGTTTGTGCCAGTGCACACGCTTGAGGACACGCAAGCTATTCGCGCTGTATCCTTCCACCCATCTGGGGCCCTCTACGCCGTTGGCTCCAACTCCAAAACACTCCGGGTCTGCGCTTATCCAGAAACACTGGACATAAG TGTATCGAGTCCAGCGAAGCAGCCCGTGGTCCGCTTCAAGAGGAACAAACACCACAAAGGTTCCATCTACTGCGTGGCCTGGAGCCATTGCGGGCAGCTGCTGGCAACCGGCTCCAACGACAAATATGTCAAAGTTCTACCGTTCAGTGCCGAGACCTGCAACGCCACAG GGCCAGACTTGGAGTTCAGCATGCACGACGGCACTATCAGGGACTTAGCCTTCATGGAGGGTCCAGAAAGCGGCGGGGCCATCTTGATCAGTGCCGGAGCAGGAGACTGTAACATCTACACCACTGACTGTCAGCGAGGCCAGGGCCTGCACGCCCTCAGCGGACATACGG gtcACATCCTGTCTCTTTACACGTGGGGGGGCTGGATGATCGCATCCGGCTCCCAAGACAAGACTGTACGCTTCTGGGACCTCAGGGTGCCCAGCTGTGTGCGAGTGGTGGGCACGGCCTTCCACGGCTCAG GCAGCCCCGTGGCCTCGGTAGCAGTGGACCCGAGCGGCCGTCTCCTGGCGACGGGACAGGAGGACAGCGCTTGCATGCTGTACGACATCCGAGGCGGCCGCATCGTGCAGGTGTACCGTCCGCACGGCAGCGACGTGCGCTCGGTCCGCTTCTCCCCCGGCGCTCACTACCTGCTCACCGGCTCCTACGACACCAAAGTCATGGTCACCAACCTTCAAG
- the wdr47a gene encoding WD repeat-containing protein 47 isoform X3, whose translation MTEEETINVKEVEIIKVILDFLHSRKLHISMLALEKESGVINGLYSDDMLFLRQLVLDGQWDEVLQFIQPLECMEKFDKKRFRYIVLKQKFLEALCVNNAMSAEDEPQHLEFTMQEAVKCLHTLEEFCPSKDDYSKLCLLLTLPRLTNHAEFKDWNPSTARVQCFEEACTMVAEFIPADRKLSEAGFKASGDRLFQLLLKGVLYECCVEFCQSKATGEEITESEVLLGVDMLCGNGCDDVDLSLLSWMQNLAHSVFSCAFEQKQLNIHVDRLVKPAKTGYADLLTPLISKLSPYPSSPLRRPQSADTYMSRSLNPALDGLSYGLSSQDKRGGGGEVAPSKGVSPMSHSFANFHYPGAGGQNLSRSLMMESSDCHSIFEESPETSRTDTPVDKMMGSSVTQNSRPASAPGEDAPPAGSAEKNELWDSTEKYEEYYRQRLRVQQHLEQKQQQRQMYKQMLLEGGVQQEPPPSDMQHSLTEKFLNRSIQKLEELNVGMESLGEEVKSLAQQCNGNGNAPASECNNNPPSASPEHNGRGGGVLSSTPQHVAGGRPVSPLIESPVFSQSGQNHKAGPHGDSPGSLSCIKEGGDKEKGLFVPVHTLEDTQAIRAVSFHPSGALYAVGSNSKTLRVCAYPETLDISVSSPAKQPVVRFKRNKHHKGSIYCVAWSHCGQLLATGSNDKYVKVLPFSAETCNATGPDLEFSMHDGTIRDLAFMEGPESGGAILISAGAGDCNIYTTDCQRGQGLHALSGHTGHILSLYTWGGWMIASGSQDKTVRFWDLRVPSCVRVVGTAFHGSGSPVASVAVDPSGRLLATGQEDSACMLYDIRGGRIVQVYRPHGSDVRSVRFSPGAHYLLTGSYDTKVMVTNLQGDLTKQLPVNVVGEHGDKVIQCRWHTEDLSFLSSSADRTVTLWTHNP comes from the exons ATGACAGAGGAGGAAACCATAAACGTGAAGGAGGTGGAGATCATCAAGGTGATCTTGGACTTCCTTCACTCCCGGAAGTTGCACATCAGCATGCTAGCTCTGGAAAAGGAGAGCGGCGTGATCAATGGCCTCTACTCGGACGACATGCTCTTCCTCAG GCAACTGGTGCTGGATGGCCAATGGGATGAGGTCTTGCAGTTCATTCAGCCTTTGGAGTGTATGGAGAAGTTTGACAAAAAGAG GTTCCGTTACATTGTCTTAAAGCAGAAGTTTCTGGAAGCTCTGTGTGTGAATAACGCCATGTCTGCGGAGGATGAGCCACAACAT TTGGAGTTCACGATGCAGGAGGCGGTCAAGTGCCTGCACACACTGGAGGAGTTCTGCCCCTCAAAAGACGACTACAGCAAACTGTGTCTGCTGCTCACCTTGCCTCGCCTCACAAACCATGCCGAATTTAAG GACTGGAACCCGAGCACGGCCAGAGTGCAGTGTTTCGAGGAGGCCTGCACCATGGTGGCCGAGTTCATCCCGGCAGACAGGAAGCTGAGCGAGGCTGGATTCAAAGCCAGCGGGGATCGCCTCTTTCAGCTGCTCCTCAAAGGAGTCCTCTATGAGTGTTGTGTGGAGTTCTGCCAG AGCAAGGCGACGGGTGAGGAGATCACCGAGAGCGAGGTCCTGCTGGGGGTTGACATGCTGTGCGGTAACGGCTGCGATGACGTGGACTTGTCCCTCCTGTCTTGGATGCAGAACCTGGCCCATAGTGTCTTCTCCTGCGCCTTTGAACAGAAGCAGCTCAACATTCACGTGGACCGCCTGGTCAAACCGGCCAAGACCGGGTACGCCGACCTGCTCACACCGCTCATCAGCAAACTGTCTCCGTATCCGTCCTCGCCGCTGCGCCGGCCCCAGTCCGCCGACACCTACATGTCGCGCTCTTTGAATCCGGCTTTGGACGGGTTGTCCTACGGGCTGTCCAGCCAGGATAAGCGAGGGGGTGGCGGCGAGGTTGCCCCAAGTAAAGGTGTCTCACCCATGTCTCACTCCTTTGCCAACTTCCACTACCCTGGAGCGGGTGGACAGAACCTCAGCAGGAGCCTCATGATGGAGAGCTCCGACTGCCACAGTATCTTTGAGGAATCACCTGAAAC tTCGAGGACCGACACGCCTGTGGACAAAATGATGGGTTCGAGTGTCACTCAGAACTCGCGTCCCGCCTCAGCtccaggagaagatgcacctcCAGCGGGCTCTGCTGAAAAGAATGAG CTCTGGGACTCCACAGAAAAGTATGAGGAGTATTACCGTCAGCGCCTGCGTGTGCAACAGCACCTGgagcagaagcagcagcagaggcAGATGTACAAGCAGATGTTGTTGGAGGGCGGCGTGCAGCAGGAGCCACCGCCCAGTGACATGCAGCACAGCCTCACAGAGAAGTTCCTCAACAG GTCCATCCAGAAGCTGGAAGAGCTCAACGTGGGGATGGAGAGTTTAGGAGAGGAGGTGAAGTCTTTGGCCCAGCAGTGTAACGGAAACGGGAATGCGCCCGCCTCGGAGTGCAACAACAACCCCCCGTCTGCCAGCCCAGAGCACAACGGCCGTGGGGGTGGGGTGCTCAGCAGCACCCCGCAGCATGTAGCGGGAGGCCGTCCGGTCTCGCCCCTAATTGAATCCCCCGTTTTCTCACAGAG CGGGCAGAATCACAAAGCAGGTCCACACGGTGACTCACCGGGCTCGTTATCCTGCATTAAAGAG ggtgGCGATAAAGAAAAAGGTCTGTTTGTGCCAGTGCACACGCTTGAGGACACGCAAGCTATTCGCGCTGTATCCTTCCACCCATCTGGGGCCCTCTACGCCGTTGGCTCCAACTCCAAAACACTCCGGGTCTGCGCTTATCCAGAAACACTGGACATAAG TGTATCGAGTCCAGCGAAGCAGCCCGTGGTCCGCTTCAAGAGGAACAAACACCACAAAGGTTCCATCTACTGCGTGGCCTGGAGCCATTGCGGGCAGCTGCTGGCAACCGGCTCCAACGACAAATATGTCAAAGTTCTACCGTTCAGTGCCGAGACCTGCAACGCCACAG GGCCAGACTTGGAGTTCAGCATGCACGACGGCACTATCAGGGACTTAGCCTTCATGGAGGGTCCAGAAAGCGGCGGGGCCATCTTGATCAGTGCCGGAGCAGGAGACTGTAACATCTACACCACTGACTGTCAGCGAGGCCAGGGCCTGCACGCCCTCAGCGGACATACGG gtcACATCCTGTCTCTTTACACGTGGGGGGGCTGGATGATCGCATCCGGCTCCCAAGACAAGACTGTACGCTTCTGGGACCTCAGGGTGCCCAGCTGTGTGCGAGTGGTGGGCACGGCCTTCCACGGCTCAG GCAGCCCCGTGGCCTCGGTAGCAGTGGACCCGAGCGGCCGTCTCCTGGCGACGGGACAGGAGGACAGCGCTTGCATGCTGTACGACATCCGAGGCGGCCGCATCGTGCAGGTGTACCGTCCGCACGGCAGCGACGTGCGCTCGGTCCGCTTCTCCCCCGGCGCTCACTACCTGCTCACCGGCTCCTACGACACCAAAGTCATGGTCACCAACCTTCAAG